From Hoeflea sp. 108:
AGGACAAGTACGAGGCCGTCTGCACCGGCCAGGGCGGCTACGACAAGGCCGAGCAGAACACGATTGCCGCCTACCGCGCCAAGCAGCAGCCGACGATCGTCCAGATTTATGACGCCGGTACGGTCAACTTCATGCTGTCGGGCGCCATCTACCCGGCCAACAAGTTCGCCGAAGACCACAAGATGGACATCGACTGGAAGGGCTACTTCCCAGGCATCGCCAACTATTACGCCACCAACAGCGGCGACATGTGGTCGTTCCCCTACAACTCGTCGTCGGCCGTGTTCTACTGGAACAAGGATGCCTGGGCGAAGATCAACAAGACCAGCGCTCCCAAGACCTGGGCCGAGTTCGGCGAAGACCTGAAGGCCATGAAGGCCGCCGGCGTCGAATGCGGTTTCGCCTTCGATTTCGACACCTGGATGAACCTCGAGCAGTTCTCCGCCACCAACAACATTCCCGTCGCCTCGATGGACAATGGTTATGGTGGCCTCGGCGCCGAACTGGTCTTCAACAAGACCGCCTTCGTCGACCACATGAAGGACTTCAAGGGCTGGCTCGACGCCGGCTACGCCAAGATCCAGACCACCCAGGTCGGCAAGAACCTGATCCAGTCCTTCGCCGACGGCAGCTGCGCTTCGACGATCAGCTCGATCGCCAACCACGGCACTGTCAAGAACACCCAGGTCGCCGATCTCAAGTGGGACGTGGCGATGCTGCCGGTGATCGACGCCGCCAAGCGCACCAACTCGCTGGTCGGCGGCGCCTCGCTGTGGTTGATGCAGGGCAAGTCGGAGAAGGAATATGAGGCTGCGGCCGCGTTCCTGAAATACGTGACTGCCGCAGATACCGGCGAGAAGTACATCGCCGAAAACACTGGTTACATCCCGGTCACCACCAAGGGCTTCGACCTGCTCAAGCAGGAAGGCTTCTATGCCGACCCCAAGCATGCCGGCCGTGAGGTCGCCATCGCCTCGCTGACCGCCTCCGATGTCGGCCCGCTGTCGCGTGGCATCCGCCTCGGTAACTTCACCTCGATCCGCGCCGAAGTCCGCGCCGAACTCGAGGCGGCCTTCACCGGCCAGAAGGACATGCAGACGGCCCTCGATGCTGCCGTCGAACGCGGCAACCAGATCCTTCGTCGTTACGAGCAGACCTACAAGGGCGCTGCTCTGCCTTGAGCCTTCTGAAGCTCAGGAAGTAATCGGGCGCCGCCTTGTGCGGCGCCCATCTCAGCATGCGAAACCGGGAGACGTCGCTTGGAAAAGCGCTCCACTTTTTCCA
This genomic window contains:
- a CDS encoding extracellular solute-binding protein, giving the protein MKRLILLATAASAIATAAGAAERTKFEFWYGLTGDLGEVVAKQCQLFNESQDKYEAVCTGQGGYDKAEQNTIAAYRAKQQPTIVQIYDAGTVNFMLSGAIYPANKFAEDHKMDIDWKGYFPGIANYYATNSGDMWSFPYNSSSAVFYWNKDAWAKINKTSAPKTWAEFGEDLKAMKAAGVECGFAFDFDTWMNLEQFSATNNIPVASMDNGYGGLGAELVFNKTAFVDHMKDFKGWLDAGYAKIQTTQVGKNLIQSFADGSCASTISSIANHGTVKNTQVADLKWDVAMLPVIDAAKRTNSLVGGASLWLMQGKSEKEYEAAAAFLKYVTAADTGEKYIAENTGYIPVTTKGFDLLKQEGFYADPKHAGREVAIASLTASDVGPLSRGIRLGNFTSIRAEVRAELEAAFTGQKDMQTALDAAVERGNQILRRYEQTYKGAALP